The Chanos chanos chromosome 6, fChaCha1.1, whole genome shotgun sequence genome includes a region encoding these proteins:
- the zmynd10 gene encoding zinc finger MYND domain-containing protein 10 has protein sequence MDCVLLHGEAEGYIQNLERFPMRDVGSPRWSRQHEYIEKLNMQAILNASANQDEFVKELFVSLGKIPTLVHEMILIEVWKQKVFPVLCRLEDFNPKSTLPLYMVIHHEATVINLLETIMFHKDACEAAEDAVLDLVDYCHRKLTLLAGQAARGEIQKQDRITHTDSSHMTSVQELQRQKTMMEFDISLKALSVLRYITDCVESLSVSVLTRLLCTHNLPCVLVQLVEHSPWSCYTGGKLEKYVDGKWREIPPEDRVKMTKHEGQVWIALLNLLLKAECQRKYDFNNFNKNQLLKLRGFLTEVVIDQLPNLSDLQRFLSHLSVTDPAPPKKDLILEQVPEIWSDIMKENCGKWKAIAKYQVKEAFDPSENDLREQANRLAQTYNLDLMENLIPDKPKCGCCGSEGWKRCSRCKAEWYCNRECQVKHWPKHKAACQLMADTRDMPHNNPNISA, from the exons ATGGATTGTGTGCTGTTACACGGAGAGGCTGAGGGCTATATTCAAAACCTGGAGAGATTTCCAATGAGAGATGTTGGCAGCCCAAG gtggtcCCGTCAGCACGAATACATTGAGAAATTAAACATGCAAGCCATCCTGAACGCCAGTGCCAATCAAGACGAGTTCGTGAAAGAACTTTTTGTGTCTCTGGGAAAG ATACCGACGCTGGTGCATGAGATGATCCTTATTGAAGTTTGGAAGCAGAAGGTATTTCCCGTCCTCTGTCGGCTCGAGGACTTTAACCCGAAAAGCACCCTGCCCTTATACATGGTG ATTCACCATGAAGCTACGGTCATCAACCTTTTAGAGACAATCATGTTCCACAAG GACGCGTGTGAAGCCGCTGAGGATGCCGTGTTAGACCTAGTGGATTACTGCCACCGGAAACTCACGCTGTTAGCAGGTCAAGCCGCCCGCGGAGAGATCCAGAAACAGGACCGGATCACGCACACCGACAGTTCACACATGACATCTGTACAG gagctGCAGAGGCAGAAGACCATGATGGAGTTTGATATCTCTCTAAAGGCTCTGTCTGTGCTACGCTACATCACTGACTGTGTGGAGAG TCTGAGTGTAAGTGTGCTGACTCGGTTGCTATGCACTCATAACCTGCCCTGTGTGTTGGTCCAGCTGGTGGAGCACAGTCCATGGAGCTGTTATACTGGAG GTAAACTTGAGAAGTACGTGGATGGTAAATGGCGGGAGATACCCCcagaggacagagtgaagaTGACTAAACATGAGGGCCAGGTCTGGATCGCTCTGCTCAACCTGCTGCTTAAAGCAGAGTGTCAGAGAAAGTACGACTTCAACAACTTCAACAAGAACCAGCTCCTGAAG ctgCGAGGTTTTCTGACTGAGGTTGTAATCGACCAGTTGCCAAACTTAAGCGATCTCCAGCGTTTTCTCAGTCACCTGTCTGTAACGGACCCCGCCCCTCCTAAAAAAGATCTCATCTTAGAACAG GTGCCAGAGATTTGGAGTGACATCATGAAGGAGAACTGTGGGAAATGGAAGGCCATTGCCAAGTATCAGGTGAAGGAGGCATTCGACCCCTCAGAGAACGACCTAAGAGAACAGGCCaacag GTTGGCTCAGACGTATAATCTGGATTTGATGGAGAATCTGATTCCAGACAAACCTAAGTGTGGATGCTGTGGTTCTGAGGGATGGAAACGGTGCTCACGTTGTAAAGCAGAGTGGTACTGTAACAG
- the nprl2 gene encoding LOW QUALITY PROTEIN: GATOR1 complex protein NPRL2 (The sequence of the model RefSeq protein was modified relative to this genomic sequence to represent the inferred CDS: substituted 1 base at 1 genomic stop codon): protein MGTNRIIECIFFSEFHPTLGPKITYQVPEEYISRELFDTVQVYIITKPELQNKLITVTAMEKKLIGCPVCIEHKKYSRNALLFNLGFVCDAQAKTCALEPIVKKLSGYLTTLELESEFISNEESKQKLLPIMSTLLEELNASGACTLPIDESNTIHLKLIEQRKDPVIVQEYDVPVFTQNKDHFIKTQWDLTTQQILPYIDGYRHIQKISAEADVELNLVRIAVQNLLYYGVVTLVSIFQYSNVYRTTPKVQNLIDDKSVQEECLHYVSKPGEXGHERASLRDVFQLYCGLTPGTTVRDLCSRHAQQLQRVDERRLIQFGLMKGLIRRLQKYPVKAIRDEKSRPPRLYTGCHSYDEICCKTGMSYRELEDRLENDPNIVICWK, encoded by the exons ATGGGAACAAACAGGATAATTGAATGTATATTTTTTAGTGAATTTCACCCCACTCTAGGCCCTAAAATCACTTACCAG GTTCCCGAGGAATACATCTCTCGCGAGCTGTTTGACACGGTGCAGGTTTACATTATAACGAAACCCGAACTGCAGAACAAGTTAATAACTGT TACTGCTATGGAGAAGAAGCTGATTGGCTGCCCGGTCTGCATCGAGCATAAGAAGTACAGTCGTAATGCCTTACTCTTTAACCTGGGTTTTGTCTGCGACGCCCAAGCCAAAACGTGCGCGCTGGAACCCATCGTCAAAAAACTCTCTGGTTACCTCACAACTCTGGAG TTGGAGAGTGAATTTATCTCTAATGAAGAGAGCAAACAGAAGTTGTTGCCCATCATGTCCACATTACTGGAGGAACTGAATGCTTCTGGAGCCTGTACCTTACCCATcg ACGAGTCAAACACCATTCATCTGAAGCTGATTGAGCAGAGGAAGGATCCGGTGATAGTGCAGGAATACGATGTGCCCGTATTCACTCAGAACAAAGATCATTTCATCAAGACCCAGTGGGACCTCACCACACAGCAG ATCCTGCCCTACATCGACGGatacagacacattcagaaGATCTCGGCCGAGGCAGATGTCGAGCTCAATTTGGTTCGAATCGCTGTTCAGAATTTACT GTATTATGGAGTTGTCACGCTGGTTTCTATATTTCAG TACTCCAACGTGTACCGCACCACTCCCAAAGTCCAGAACCTCATAGATGACAAGTCTGTCCAGGAGGAGTGTCTGCACTATGTCAGCAAACCAGGTGAGTGAGGACATGAG CGGGCCAGTTTAAGAGACGTGTTCCAGCTGTACTGTGGTTTGACCCCTGGTACTACAGTGCGTGACCTTTGCTCCCGACATGCTCAGCAGCTGCAGAGGGTGGATGAGAG GCGGCTGATCCAGTTCGGTCTGATGAAGGGGCTGATTCGCCGGCTGCAGAAATATCCCGTCAAAGCGATACGAGACGAGAAGAGTCGTCCGCCGCGCCTCTACACGGGTTGTCATAGTTACGACGAGATCTGCTGCAAAACAG GAATGAGCTACAGGGAGCTGGAGGACCGTCTGGAAAACGACCCAAACATCGTCATCTGTTGGAAATGA
- the thumpd3 gene encoding tRNA (guanine(6)-N(2))-methyltransferase THUMP3, protein MDRHDSDPTLMSGDSSQPITVTIGATVPTGFEHTAAEEVNEKIGASARISRDRGRIYFQITTDKLPLVHHLKSVDNLFVVVEEFENFQFKDSKEEVFADLQALASNLPWHNALEVWKMNISLKKKRGRRRGNAASRPSPDAGQDAAEDAVSMETEHKAAQEVDGQEGGSPERDGEPKEEGSEVKPLKFRVTCNRAGDKHSFTSNEAAREFGGAVQEVFQWKADMTRFDVEVLLNIHNSEVVVGIALTEESLHRRNITHFGPTTLRSTLAYGMLRLCKPQPSDIIIDPMCGTGAIPVEGAMEWRQAFYVAGDNNDMAVSRTVNNVGHIQRKRQDAGSTAPGLPVDTLQWDVCHLPVRTGSVDIVITDMPFGKRMGSKKKNWDLYPSCLREMARVCRPGTGKAVLLTQDKKCFTKALSRMGGLWRKSHTVWVNIGGLHAGVFVLKRTGSAFGTTPEDLRDARGAEGPEEAELKNNLRTQMV, encoded by the exons ATGGACAGGCATGACAGTGACCCTACCCTGATGTCAGGTGACAGCTCTCAGCCAATCACGGTCACGATTGGTGCCACCGTACCTACGGGGTTCGAACACACGGCCGCAGAGGAAGTGAATGAGAAAATCGGGGCCAGTGCTAGGATTAGCAGGGACCGTGGCAGAATCTATTTTCAGATAACTACTGATAAACTTCCTCTG GTCCATCACTTAAAATCTGTGGATAATCTATTTGTTGTGGTCGAAGAGTTTGAAAATTTTCAGTTTAAAGATTCGAAG gaGGAAGTGTTTGCAGACCTACAGGCCCTGGCCTCCAACCTCCCGTGGCACAACGCGCTGGAGGTCTGGAAGATGAACATCTCTCTGAAGAAGAAACGAGGGCGTCGCCGTGGAAACGCCGCCTCCAGGCCGAGCCCCGACGCCGGCCAAGACGCCGCTGAGGATGCCGTTTCCATGGAAACGGAGCACAAGGCCGCGCAGGAAGTCGACGGACAAGAGGGCGGCTCCCCCGAGCGGGACGGAGAGCCAAAGGAGGAAGGGTCGGAGGTCAAGCCGCTGAAGTTTCGCGTGACCTGCAACCGAGCCGGGGACAAACACAGCTTCACGTCCAACGAGGCGGCGCGGGAGTTTGGGGGCGCGGTGCAGGAGGTGTTCCAGTGGAAGGCAGACATGACTCGGTTTGACGTGGAG GTTCTACTGAATATCCACAACAGTGAGGTGGTGGTGGGTATCGCCCTGACGGAGGAAAGCCTCCATCGCAGAAACATCACTCACTTTGGGCCAACGACACTCCGCTCCACGCTAGCATATGGAATGTTGAG gctgtGTAAACCCCAACCCTCTGATATCATCATAGATCCTATGTGTGGGACCGGCGCCATTCCTGTAGAG GGGGCCATGGAGTGGCGGCAGGCCTTCTACGTAGCCGGAGACAATAACGACATGGCGGTGAGTCGGACCGTCAATAACGTCGGTCACATTCAGCGGAAACGACAGGATGCAGGCAG cacgGCTCCGGGGCTGCCTGTGGACACTCTGCAGTGGGATGTTTGTCACCTGCCTGTCCGGACTGGCTCTGTGGACATCGTTATCACGGACATGCCCTTTGGGAAGAG AATGGGGTCGAAGAAGAAGAACTGGGACCTGTACCCGTcgtgtctgagagagatggCGCGTGTTTGCAGACCCGGGACGGGAAAGGCTGTGTTACTGACTCAGGACAAGAAATGCTTCACCAAG GCGCTGTCCAGGATGGGTGGTCTGTGGAGGAAGTCCCACACCGTGTGGGTGAATATCGGAGGATTACACGCCGGGGTTTTCGTCCTCAAACGAACGGGCTCCGCCTTTGGCACGACGCCAGAGGACTTGAGAGACGCTCGCGGCGCGGAGGGGCCCGAGGAAGCAGAATTGAAAAATAATCTTCGGACACAAATGGTCTAG